The Thermococcus sp. DNA segment GCTCATGCCGGACAAAGAAGTAAAGCTGGGAGCGAGGATAAGGTGATCAGAACCTCAGCTCCACCCAGTTTTCCTTCTTCCCTTTAAGAATTCTCACGAGACCCATCTTCTCCAGCCTCTTGAACATCCTCCATGCGGTCGTCTTCGGAAGTCCTATGGCTTCCCTGACCTCCGCCTGGCTCGCCCTTCCACCCCTGTCGAAGAGGTAGAGCAATGCCCTTTTCTCCTCCTCGCTGAGGTCGAGGTTGTTAAGTCTCTCCTCAAACTCCTCCCTCGTTGGCATTCTGCCGCCGAAGCCCCCTGATTTCTTTTTCATTCCGAGATACGTCGCGCCCCCTGCAAGGGCGATACCCACAAGGACGAGGAGAATGGTAACTGACCTTCCAGCGGTATTTTCTGCTGTTCCACCTGCTCCCGACGTTGTCACTCTCTCGCTCAGGGTGTAAGAGATGCTCTGGTTCCCCGGGGGCATCGTTATCCTGTTGCCCGCTATCTGGAGGGGGATGTCGCTGAGGTCAACGACGACAGCGTTTTCAGGGAGGACGACCGTGAAGGGCTCTGGGGAGGACAGGTTGAGCGTCCACACGATTCCCTGCTTCGAGGTCAGGTCGGGGGTGTAGTAGGTTATGTTTACGACGCTGGCGTTGTCAGTGAAGACCATGAGTTCGTTGCCGTTGAGCTGATAGTCCAGGGGATTTCCGTTCTCGTCCTCAACCATTACGTCCTCAATGTGAGCACCGAGGAGCTGAACCTCCATCTGGGAGACGTATTCATCGGGGAGCAACTCGTAGTTGACCTTCACGTAGCCGTCTTCATAAACGGTCAGAACGAGGGAAGAGGTGGTATACTGGGCACTAACCAGCCCGTAAAAGATGAGGGATATGAGCAGGACGACGCTTATTTTCCCCTCCACTCTATCAGCCCCCCTCAAAAAGAAAGGTCAGGAGTGGGTGAGGATGAAGCCCTCGACGCGGTTCAGCAGGTCAAGGGCAATCTCAAAGTGCGCCTTGGCCTTCGCTGGCTCCCCGTGCCTTGCGAGCTCTACTCCCAGCTTCAGCTCTTCCACCGCAACCTTCAGCTGGAGCTCCGCCCTCCTCGTGTCGACGCCCTTCTTTTCAAGCCCCTCAAGGGCTCTCCTGTCCTTCTGAATCCTGTCAGCTATCTCTCTGAGGAAAGCCTTCATGTTCCTGGCTCTCTTCTGGACTTCCCTCTCATGAACCTTCCTCATAACGAAGGTTATTGCCCCGTGGAACTTCGCTATGGTCTCCCCGTTCTCCTGAATAAGAGAGAGTGCCTCGTCGTACTTCCCTTCAGCCGAGAGGTTCTTGACCTGCTCGTAGAGGGCCTTGAAGGCGTCCAGTCTCTCCTTGAGTTCGGTAACGTTGTAGCCTTTATTCTCTCCAAACTCTATGGCCTTCTCTGCTATCTCGATTCCCCTCTCGCCCTTTCTGAGGAAGGCGCTGACTATCTTGTCGGCGTTCTTGTAGGCCAGCTCCCGGCGAACCATTCTGAACTCGTTGTTGAGGAGTATCATCTTCTCTCTGAGAACCTCAAGGTCTTCCCTAGCTCTGGTCAGGTTCTTCTCTCTGAGGTCGTTCAGAACTGTCTTGTAGGCCTCGACGGTCTCGTTGTAGGCCCTGCTCAGGTTGGTGATGTCAATTCCCTGTTCCTGCGCCAGAGTTATGACCTTTCTCACGAAGGCGAGGTACTCGTTCATCCTTTCAGCCTGTGCCCTAACGTGGGCTTTCGCCTCTTCAACTCTTTCCCTGCCCTCTCTGAGCCTTGAGAGAGCCCTCTTGTAGTAGTGCATCGCAGTCAGGGAGTCGAGGATTGAGTTGTGGTAGTCGCTCTCGTTGTACTCCTCAAGGGCCTTCCCTCTGTACTCCTCGGCCAGCTCGTAATACTTGATTATGCTTGAGTTCTGAGGGAGCCTGTCCTTAATCGGTTCTATCTTCTTCTCGGCGAAGCTGGCCAACCTCTGGAGCTCCTTGATTAGCTGCGTTGCTATGACCCCTTCCCTGGTGGTGTTGTCAAGGAGCACAGAGGTGCTTCCGGTCGCGTTGCTCGCGGTTGTGTTGGTGGCGAGGCCCAGTGGTATAACACTACCTACCAGCAAGAGGGTCACCGCCAGTGCCAGACCCCTCTTCATGCCGATCACCGTTACCAGCTTGGCTCAACTCCTATTTGAGGACTCCAGTGGAACAAACGTTTCAGATGATTCCATTCAACCGAATGGAGGCTTTAAACAAAGATATCTAAAAAACAAGGGAAGATTTCAGAGCTTTAGCTCTACCCAGTTCTCCTTGCCTTTTTTGTATATCCTCACGAGTCCCCTCTCGGCTAGCCTGTTGAACATCCTCCATGCTGTGGTCTTGGGCAGTCCGAGGGCGGTTCTCACATCTGCCTGCCTAGCCCTTCCTCCGTGCCTGTGGATATAGAGGAGGGCCTCCATTTCTTCCTCGCTCAGGTCGAGGGCCTTCAGCTTCTCAACGAGTTCATCCTCACCCTCAGTGTTCCCTTTTCCCGACCTATTCCACAGGAAGAAACCTGCCCCGGCGAGGAGCACCAGAACGACCGCCCCGAGCACCGGCCAGGGGGAGGAAGTGGGGGCGGGACTTGAGCTGCTGCTCCTGCTCTCGGATGAGGTCTGGGCTGTAGTTGAGGTTTTGGTGGTGCTCGATGATGTGGTTTTGGTGGTTGATGTCTCCGTAATGGTTGATGTTGTGCTGGTTTCGGTTGTAGTTTCGGTTATCGGTAGAGGTAGAGTGTAAGATATGCTCTGGTTTCCGGGGGGCATCGTTATCGAGTTTCCTGAAATCTTCAGGGGGACGTCGCTCAGGTCAACTATGACGGTTCCGGAGGGGAACGTTACCGTCACCGGAATCGGTGAGCTGAAGGTCAAAGTCCACACGTCTCCCTGTTTGGAAGTCAGCTCGGTGGTAAAGTAGGTAATGTTGAGAAAGCTCACGTTGGCGGTCAGGTAAACTTCGACGGTACTCCCGTTCTGCTCGAAGGGAACTGGGTTCCCGTTCTCGTCAGCCACACTCAAGGCCTCTACGTCCTTAGTCAGGAGGGGAACTTCAATTACCACTGTAACGTTTGAGGGGACAAAAATCTCCGTGACTCTGACGTAACCGGTGTTGTAAACCTCTATGCTTATTGAGTTGAAACTTCCCTGTGCATTCGCAGGTGAGAGGATGATAAAGGTCAGGAGCACTGTGAGGATGACTTTTCTCATTCCGCACTACCTCCCGAGTATTTTTGAAGGTTCTCAAAGGAAAACTGGAGTTCAATGGTTTCCCCCATGTCCTCTTTTTCTGCTCCCGTTCTGCCCTCGTTTATCGGGTTTTTCCGGGAACTTCCACTGTCCTTCGCCGGCTCTCTTCTCACGCCCAATTAGCCGTATTGTTCTCATGACCTCCATCCTGAGGCTCTTCAGTATTTCAAGGGCTTTCTGCGGGTTGTTCTCTTTGAGTGCCTCAAGGAGCAGGACCCTCTCGCTCTTCAGCTCGGCTATGTGTTCCCTCATTTCGGGGTCGCTGGTGTTGAGAGCGGAAAGCCTCGCTATGAGTTTGTCAAGGGCCCTCAGCTGGGCCTCCACAAGCAGTGGGGTGTTTCTCTCGACGGCAAACTTCATTGAGACCCTCATCGCTTCCTCAAGGGATTTCCTGGCCTTGACCATCATCTGTAGGTCTGCCCCGAGCGCGGTGTAGTTCTTCTTTTCAACGTCTTCCTTCACCTTCAGGAATGCCCTCAGGGTCTCGTTGTAGTTCTCCCTAAGGAGGATGCAGTTTCCTCCTCCGTGGCAGAGCCTTTTCAGAGTTCTGTTGGCGTATTTTAGGGCGTGCTCTGTTATGTGGAGCTCAACGAGTGCTCTTGCCAGTATTTCATTTCCGGGGGTTTCTCCAACGCGGATCGAGACGAGTATCGCCTTGTAGAGGTGCATGGCCTCGATTGCTACTTTCATCGCCCCGGTGTAGTTCCCCTCGGAGTACAGCTTCTCCGCAAGTTTTTTCAGCTCGGAGGCGTTTTGATAGAGTTCGGTAACTTTCTCCTGGCTCTCGTTGTCTATCAGCGATGAGACGTAACCAGAGGTTATGTTGAGTATCCGGAGTAGCTCAAGCGAGGCTTTTGGAAGCCCTTCGGGTGCTTTTGCTCCATCTCCCTGGACAAGGGAGACCGGAAGCAGTGAGGTGATGAGTATACCAATCAGCAGGAGGGTTGAACATGTCTTTCTCACGTGTCCCCACCGTTTTCACTACTGCGTTTGGGGTTATTAAGGATACGGTGAAACGTTGCCTGTAAAAACGTTCCAAATCGTTCCATTCGACGACATTTTCTTTTCCTTATTCTCAATTGAATTTTGCAAGCCACATTTCTGGGAAACCCCTATATACTTTATCGTCCAAATCTGAAATGGTGGTATGGGATGAAAAAAGGACAGGGCACGCTTGAGTATCTTCTCATCATAGCTGTTTCTCTGGTCATAATACTCTTCACCATCAGGGCTGTTATGAACGCCGTTGAGTCCGTGCCTGAGGTAGAGGTCTGGACAGCTGAGGGGGCGAAAGTTGTCATATTGAAGGTTCACTATGATGCTGGTGGACGTTTTATTCCCGACATATTTGATTTGAATGATGAATATGTCGTCCTGAAGAACATCGGTGATGAGCCTGCCAACCTGACGGGCTGGAAGCTTCTGGGTAACGGCAGGAGAAGCAGGAGACACCCCTTTATCTTTCCCCCCTTCGTTCTGCAGCCGGGGGCAACGGTCACAATTCACACGGGAAGGGGAACCAATACGGAGACCGACCTATACTGGGGAATGAGAAGGCCTGTCTGGAGAAATAGGGGTGATACAGCTTATCTTTATGACTCCCATGGAAACCTCGTTGACATGTGTAGCTGGAGGGGAAGGGGGAGGGGCGAGGTAATCTGCCATACATCGTAACGGCAAACCTTTTAAAGCCGGTTTCGATTCCAAGCCGAAGGGGCGGCTGGCGGGAGCTGGCCGTCACCGGGAGGTGTTCGTATGGCAAGGATACACGCGAGAAAGAGGGGTAAGTCAGGCTCAAAGAAGCCTCCGAGGACCGCTCCGCCGACCTGGATTGAGTACACGGCGGAGGAGGTCGAGGCTCTCGTTGTAAAGCTCAGGAAGGAAGGCTACAGCACGGCCATGATAGGGACAATCCTCAGGGATCAGTACGGCATCCCGAGCGTTAAGCTTGTGACGGGGAAGAAGATAACCAAGATCCTTGAGGAGAATGGCCTTGCCCCGGAGATACCGGAGGACCTCATGGCCCTTATCAGGAGGGCAGTTAACCTGAGGAAGCACCTTGAGATGCACCCGAAGGACAAGCACTCAAGGAGGGGCCTCCAGCTCATCGAGAGCAAGATAAGGAGACTCGTCAAGTACTACAGGAGAACCGGAAAGTTGCCCGCAAAGTGGCGCTACGATCCTGAGAAGGCAAAGCTGCTCGTTCGTTAATCCCTTTCTTCTTCTTGCGGTGATACCATGGACAGGGAGGCCTTTTTGGAGCGGGTCAGGGAGGGTGCGGAGCTAATCAAGATGCACATCGAGTTAGGCCACACCATAAGGCTCATCTCCCACCGCGACGCCGATGGAATAACCGCTGGCGCGATTCTGGCCAAGGCTGTCGCGAGGGAGGGCGGGAGCTTTCAGCTCAGCATTGTCAAGCAGGTCAGCGAAGACCTCATCGAGGAGCTCGCCAAGGAGCGAAGGGAAATCTACGTTTTCAGCGACCTAGGGAGTGGTTCAATCGGCCTCATAGAGAAGAAGCTCGACTTTGCCACCGTTGTCGTGGCTGATCATCATCCCCCTGAAGGGGACTTCTCCAGTGATTCCCACGTCCTCGTGAACCCAGTCCCCTTCGGGGCCAACAGCGTTCGCGATTTAAGCGGTTCCGGTGTTGCCTACTTCGTTGCCAGGGAGATGAAGGGGAAGAACATGGACTCTGCCTACATAGCCACGGTCGGCGCAGTTGGGGACATGCAGGAAATAGACGGAACCTTTCATGGCCTCAACCTCGAAATAATCGAGGACGGGAAAAAACTTGGAATCCTTGAGGTCAGGAAGGAGCTAAGGCTCTTCGGAAGGGAGAGCAGGCCCCTCTATCAGATGCTTGCCTATGCGACCAACCCGGAGATACCGGAGATAACGGGCGACGAGAGGAAGGCCATAGAGTGGCTCAGGAGCAGGGGCTTTGACCCCGAGCTGAAGTACTGGCAGTTGCGGGAGGAAGAGAAGAGAAAGCTCCACGAGGCCCTTCTGGTTCACATGATAAAGCACGCCTCGCCTAAGGAGGCCATAGACAGACTCATCGGTGACGTCGTGGTTAGTCCCCTCTACCCTGAGGGCGACCCGAGGCACGAGGCTAGGGAGTTCGCAACCCTGCTGAACGCGACGGGTCGCCTAAACGCTGGAACCCTCGGCGTTGCCATCTGCCTTGGCGACGAGGACGCTTTCAAGAAGGCAGTCAAGATGCTTGAGGAGTACAAGAGGGAGCAGATAGAGGCGAGGAAGTTCATAATCCAGAACTGGAGCATGGTTGAGGAGGGAGAGCATGCTTACGTCTTCTATGCTGGAAAGAACATCAGGGACACCCTCGTCGGAATAGCGGCTAACATGGCGATAAACGCTGGCCTGGCCAAT contains these protein-coding regions:
- a CDS encoding helix-turn-helix domain-containing protein, whose translation is MEGKISVVLLISLIFYGLVSAQYTTSSLVLTVYEDGYVKVNYELLPDEYVSQMEVQLLGAHIEDVMVEDENGNPLDYQLNGNELMVFTDNASVVNITYYTPDLTSKQGIVWTLNLSSPEPFTVVLPENAVVVDLSDIPLQIAGNRITMPPGNQSISYTLSERVTTSGAGGTAENTAGRSVTILLVLVGIALAGGATYLGMKKKSGGFGGRMPTREEFEERLNNLDLSEEEKRALLYLFDRGGRASQAEVREAIGLPKTTAWRMFKRLEKMGLVRILKGKKENWVELRF
- a CDS encoding MarR family transcriptional regulator, with product MRKVILTVLLTFIILSPANAQGSFNSISIEVYNTGYVRVTEIFVPSNVTVVIEVPLLTKDVEALSVADENGNPVPFEQNGSTVEVYLTANVSFLNITYFTTELTSKQGDVWTLTFSSPIPVTVTFPSGTVIVDLSDVPLKISGNSITMPPGNQSISYTLPLPITETTTETSTTSTITETSTTKTTSSSTTKTSTTAQTSSESRSSSSSPAPTSSPWPVLGAVVLVLLAGAGFFLWNRSGKGNTEGEDELVEKLKALDLSEEEMEALLYIHRHGGRARQADVRTALGLPKTTAWRMFNRLAERGLVRIYKKGKENWVELKL
- a CDS encoding lamin tail domain-containing protein: MKKGQGTLEYLLIIAVSLVIILFTIRAVMNAVESVPEVEVWTAEGAKVVILKVHYDAGGRFIPDIFDLNDEYVVLKNIGDEPANLTGWKLLGNGRRSRRHPFIFPPFVLQPGATVTIHTGRGTNTETDLYWGMRRPVWRNRGDTAYLYDSHGNLVDMCSWRGRGRGEVICHTS
- a CDS encoding 30S ribosomal protein S15: MARIHARKRGKSGSKKPPRTAPPTWIEYTAEEVEALVVKLRKEGYSTAMIGTILRDQYGIPSVKLVTGKKITKILEENGLAPEIPEDLMALIRRAVNLRKHLEMHPKDKHSRRGLQLIESKIRRLVKYYRRTGKLPAKWRYDPEKAKLLVR
- a CDS encoding DHH family phosphoesterase, producing MDREAFLERVREGAELIKMHIELGHTIRLISHRDADGITAGAILAKAVAREGGSFQLSIVKQVSEDLIEELAKERREIYVFSDLGSGSIGLIEKKLDFATVVVADHHPPEGDFSSDSHVLVNPVPFGANSVRDLSGSGVAYFVAREMKGKNMDSAYIATVGAVGDMQEIDGTFHGLNLEIIEDGKKLGILEVRKELRLFGRESRPLYQMLAYATNPEIPEITGDERKAIEWLRSRGFDPELKYWQLREEEKRKLHEALLVHMIKHASPKEAIDRLIGDVVVSPLYPEGDPRHEAREFATLLNATGRLNAGTLGVAICLGDEDAFKKAVKMLEEYKREQIEARKFIIQNWSMVEEGEHAYVFYAGKNIRDTLVGIAANMAINAGLANPEKPVVVLADSEEDENLVKGSARTTERALEKGYHLGEALREVAEKLGGEGGGHAIAAGIRFPRDRIEDFIKLLNEALARQVEGKQGED